From a single Acidimicrobiales bacterium genomic region:
- a CDS encoding Nramp family divalent metal transporter, producing the protein MAEEIRAPRVHTASPVLDEAHTGQIRGALGTIGEQDLAPRRSLRARLLTLAAIVGPGLIVMVGDNDAGGVATYSQAGQNYGTSLLWTLLLLIPVLIVNQEMVVRLGAVTGVGHARLIIERFGRFWGAFSVGDLFLLNFLTITTEFIGVSLAFSYFGVSKYAAVPVAAVALIAITASGSFRRWERFMLLFVLVNFLVIPLLVMSHPQAGPIVRDTFVPGIQGGISSGAVLLIIAIVGTTVAPWQLFFQQSNIIDKRITPRWINYERADTVIGSFVTVIGAGALVVTTAFAFQHTSLAGHFSDALGVADGLARQLGRTAGDLFAIILLNASIIGAAAVTLSTSYAFGDAFGTRHSLHRGIREAKSFYASFALIVVLAASIVLIPGAPLGLITTSVQALAGVLLPSATVFLLLLCNDRDVLGPWVNRPWLNAVATVIVSVLLMLSLTLMTTTVFPGIDVPLLVLVLGAVLVVGLAAGGLAALWTRASRPAPPAAEAPRRETWRMPPLALLGRPVWSRGRRAAMIALWVYLALAVILLLVKTIQLGLGH; encoded by the coding sequence ATGGCTGAGGAGATCCGCGCCCCAAGGGTGCACACGGCCTCGCCGGTCCTCGACGAGGCCCACACCGGTCAGATCCGTGGCGCCCTCGGCACCATCGGAGAGCAGGACCTCGCGCCACGCCGGTCGCTGCGGGCGCGACTGCTGACCCTGGCTGCGATCGTCGGACCCGGCCTCATCGTCATGGTGGGCGACAACGACGCCGGCGGCGTGGCCACCTACTCCCAGGCCGGGCAGAACTACGGGACCAGCCTGCTGTGGACGCTCCTGCTGTTGATCCCGGTCCTGATCGTCAACCAGGAGATGGTGGTGCGGCTCGGGGCCGTCACTGGCGTCGGCCACGCCCGGCTCATCATCGAGCGCTTCGGCCGGTTCTGGGGCGCCTTCTCCGTGGGCGACCTCTTCCTCCTCAACTTCCTCACCATCACGACCGAGTTCATCGGCGTCAGCCTGGCTTTCAGCTACTTCGGGGTGAGCAAGTACGCGGCCGTGCCTGTCGCCGCCGTCGCACTCATCGCCATCACCGCCAGCGGCAGCTTCCGGCGCTGGGAGCGGTTCATGCTGCTGTTCGTCCTCGTGAACTTCCTCGTCATCCCGCTGCTGGTGATGAGCCATCCGCAGGCGGGACCCATTGTCCGGGATACCTTCGTCCCGGGGATCCAGGGCGGCATCAGCTCGGGAGCCGTGCTGCTCATCATCGCCATCGTGGGCACGACGGTGGCCCCCTGGCAGCTGTTCTTCCAGCAGTCCAACATCATCGACAAGCGCATCACTCCGCGGTGGATCAACTACGAGCGGGCCGACACGGTCATCGGCTCGTTCGTGACGGTGATCGGCGCCGGGGCCCTGGTGGTGACCACGGCCTTCGCCTTCCAGCACACGTCTCTCGCTGGTCATTTCAGCGACGCCTTGGGGGTGGCCGACGGCCTGGCCCGACAGCTCGGTCGCACCGCCGGCGACCTGTTCGCCATCATCCTTCTCAACGCCTCGATCATCGGCGCGGCGGCGGTCACGCTGTCGACGTCCTACGCCTTCGGCGACGCCTTCGGCACGCGCCACTCGCTCCACCGCGGCATCCGTGAGGCCAAGTCCTTCTACGCCAGCTTCGCCCTCATCGTGGTGTTGGCGGCCAGCATCGTGCTCATCCCCGGTGCTCCGCTGGGGCTCATCACCACGTCGGTCCAGGCCCTGGCCGGGGTGCTGCTTCCGTCGGCCACCGTCTTTCTGCTGCTGCTCTGCAACGACCGCGACGTCCTGGGGCCGTGGGTCAATCGCCCTTGGCTCAACGCCGTCGCCACTGTCATCGTGTCGGTGCTCCTGATGCTGTCGCTGACCCTGATGACGACCACGGTCTTCCCGGGCATCGACGTGCCCCTGCTGGTGCTGGTGCTCGGCGCCGTGCTGGTGGTCGGCCTGGCTGCCGGCGGGCTGGCGGCGCTCTGGACTCGCGCCAGCCGCCCGGCGCCCCCCGCGGCCGAGGCGCCCAGGCGGGAGACGTGGCGCATGCCGCCGCTGGCCCTGCTCGGCCGGCCGGTGTGGTCGCGCGGGCGGCGGGCGGCGATGATCGCGCTCTGGGTCTACCTTGCCCTGGCCGTCATCCTCCTGCTGGTGAAGACGATCCAGCTCGGCCTCGGACACTGA
- a CDS encoding glycosyltransferase family 4 protein, with product MHESPRRLRIAFLAYRGNPHSGGQGVYTRYLTRELTALGHHVEVLAGPPYPILDDGVPLVEVPSLDLYRQPDPFRIPHPREVRSRIDVLEFALMCTAGFPEPLTFSLRARKVLAGRRDDFDIVHDNQCLGRGLLGMIEDGWPIVATVHHPITVDRDLELAHAHSLRRRLILRRWYGFVGMQLEVTRQLPRVVTVSASSKSDIVEHMGAEPSRVSVVPVGVDDELFRPLPGVARVPGRLMTTASADVPLKGLVPLLEALAKVRTERSADLVVIGEPRSASRVGATIKRLGLEDAVRFVSKVSDERLVQLYAEAEVAVVPSLYEGFSLPAIEAMACGVPVVATTGGALPEVVGADGVTGLLVPPGDPGALAMAIGTALDQPGLRARIGAAGRARVLERFTWAAAARATVEQYRAVLGANAPADDLSGRPPGPARDGIGGI from the coding sequence ATGCATGAGTCTCCCCGACGGCTTCGGATCGCGTTCCTCGCCTATCGGGGCAACCCGCATTCGGGGGGCCAAGGTGTGTACACCCGGTATCTCACCAGGGAATTGACCGCCCTCGGCCACCATGTCGAGGTGCTCGCCGGGCCCCCGTACCCGATCCTCGACGACGGCGTGCCGCTCGTCGAGGTGCCCAGCCTCGACCTGTACCGTCAGCCCGACCCTTTTCGGATCCCCCATCCCCGCGAGGTGCGCAGCCGCATCGACGTGCTCGAGTTCGCCCTCATGTGCACCGCCGGGTTCCCCGAGCCGCTCACCTTCAGCTTGCGGGCGCGGAAGGTCCTGGCCGGGCGTCGGGACGACTTCGACATCGTCCACGACAACCAGTGCCTGGGCCGGGGCCTGCTGGGGATGATCGAGGACGGCTGGCCCATCGTCGCCACCGTGCACCACCCGATCACGGTGGACCGCGACCTGGAGCTGGCCCATGCCCACAGCCTCCGCCGCCGGCTGATCCTGAGGCGCTGGTACGGGTTCGTCGGGATGCAGCTCGAGGTCACCCGCCAGCTTCCCCGGGTCGTCACCGTCTCGGCGTCGTCGAAGTCCGACATCGTCGAGCACATGGGTGCCGAGCCGTCCCGGGTGTCCGTGGTGCCGGTCGGCGTGGACGACGAGCTCTTCCGCCCCCTGCCCGGCGTCGCCCGGGTGCCCGGCCGCCTGATGACCACCGCCAGCGCCGACGTACCCCTGAAGGGCCTCGTCCCCCTGCTCGAGGCCCTGGCCAAGGTCCGCACCGAGCGGTCTGCCGATCTGGTCGTCATCGGCGAGCCCCGCTCCGCCAGCAGGGTCGGCGCCACGATCAAGCGCCTCGGGCTCGAGGACGCGGTGCGCTTCGTGAGCAAGGTGAGCGACGAGCGCCTCGTGCAGCTGTACGCCGAAGCCGAGGTGGCCGTCGTGCCCTCGCTCTACGAGGGCTTCTCGCTGCCCGCCATCGAGGCCATGGCGTGCGGTGTGCCGGTCGTGGCCACGACCGGCGGGGCGCTGCCCGAGGTGGTAGGTGCTGACGGTGTCACCGGCCTGCTGGTGCCGCCGGGCGATCCCGGCGCGCTGGCCATGGCTATCGGCACCGCGCTGGACCAACCCGGGCTGCGGGCCCGGATCGGTGCCGCCGGCCGGGCCCGCGTGCTCGAGCGCTTCACCTGGGCCGCCGCCGCCCGGGCGACGGTCGAGCAGTATCGGGCCGTCCTGGGCGCGAACGCGCCTGCGGATGATCTCTCCGGCCGGCCTCCCGGGCCGGCCCGAGACGGCATCGGCGGCATCTGA